The Struthio camelus isolate bStrCam1 chromosome 5, bStrCam1.hap1, whole genome shotgun sequence genome has a segment encoding these proteins:
- the LOC104144879 gene encoding olfactory receptor 5J3-like, translated as MSEDNHTTVTSFIFTGLTDRPDLQLPLFVVFLLIYGMTLLGNLGLILVIRFDPQLHTPMYFLLSNLSFLDVCYSSTVTPNMLLNFLAVLQEVSYSGCITQYSFFAVFATTEMFLLASMAYDRYVAICNPLLYTVIMTKKVCLLLIAGSYLGGIVNSLIHTYGLLRLSFCSSNVINHFFCDLPPLLKLSCSDINLNNTLVFIFGTLFEATTSIAVIVSYFFIVVTVLKIRSAKGRQKTFSTCASHLTAVFTFHGTILFMYFCPRSSYSLSTDKIVSVFYTGVIPMLNPLIYSLRNSDVKCAARKLLKREVFTC; from the coding sequence ATGTCTGAAGACAATCATACCACGGTGACTAGCTTCATTTTCACAGGATTAACTGATAGACCAGACCTGCAGCTTCCACTCTTTGTTGTCTTTTTATTGATTTATGGGATGACCCTGCTGGGCAATCTAGGGTTGATTTTAGTCATTAGGTTTGACCCACAGCTGCACACCCCTATGTACTTTCTCCTCAGTAACTTATCCTTCCTGGATGTCTGCTACTCTTCCACTGTCACTCCCAATATGCTGCTCAATTTTTTGGCAGTGTTACAGGAAGTTTCATACAGTGGGTGCATTACACAGTATAGCTTCTTTGCAGTTTTTGCCACCACTGAGATGTTTCTCCTGGCTTCAATGGCATATGACCGCTATGTGGCCATTTGTAACCCATTGCTGTACACTGTCATCATGACCAAAAAGGTCTGCCTACTGTTAATAGCTGGGTCATATTTGGGAGGTATTGTAAATTCTCTGATTCATACCTATGGCTTGTTGAGATTGTCGTTTTGCAGCTCCAATGTCATCAACCACTTTTTCTGTGATCTCCCCCCTCTCCTAAAACTCTCCTGTAGTGATATCAATCTCAACAATacccttgttttcatttttggcaCTTTATTTGAGGCAACCACTTCTATAGCTGTTATTGTTTCGTACTTTTTCATCGTTGTCACTGTGCTGAAGATCCGCTCTGCCAAGGGCAGGCAAAAAACTTTCTCCACCTGTGCCTCCCACCTCACAGCTGTGTTCACGTTTCATGGCACAATTCTGTTCATGTATTTCTGCCCCAGGTCCAGCTATTCACTGAGTACTGATAAAATAGTTTCTGTTTTCTACACAGGGGTCATTCCTATGCTGAACCCCCTGATCTACAGCTTGAGAAACAGTGACGTGAAATGTGCTGCAAGGAAACTGTTGAAGAGGGAGGTCTTTACATGCTGA